In a single window of the Raphanus sativus cultivar WK10039 chromosome 9, ASM80110v3, whole genome shotgun sequence genome:
- the LOC108825387 gene encoding cell division cycle 5-like protein — protein MRGMVKGGVWKNTEDEILKASMMKYGRNQWGRISSLAVRKSAKQCKARWNEWLDPSIKKTEWTVEEDEKLLHLAKILPTQWRTIAPAVGRTPSQCLERYEKLLDAACGKGYEAGGDPRKLGPGEIDPNPESKPARPDAVDMEDYEMEMLSEARARFANTRGKKAKRRAREKQIQEARSLASLQKRRELKAAGIDDGKHRKSKGKGIDYGAEIPFEKRAPAGFYDTADER, from the coding sequence ATGAGGGGTATGGTTAAGGGAGGTGTGTGGAAGAACACAGAAGATGAGATCCTCAAGGCCTCCATGATGAAGTACGGTAGGAACCAGTGGGGTCGGATCTCGTCTCTCGCCGTTCGCAAGTCAGCAAAACAGTGCAAAGCTCGCTGGAACGAGTGGCTCGATCCGTCCATCAAGAAGACCGAATGGACCGTCGAAGAGGACGAGAAGCTTCTCCATCTCGCAAAGATTTTGCCTACTCAGTGGAGAACCATCGCTCCTGCCGTGGGGCGCACGCCATCTCAGTGCCTTGAGAGGTACGAAAAGCTTCTCGATGCAGCATGCGGTAAGGGCTACGAAGCAGGGGGTGATCCGCGGAAGCTAGGTCCTGGTGAGATTGATCCTAATCCGGAGTCGAAGCCTGCTCGTCCTGATGCGGTGGACATGGAAGATTATGAGATGGAGATGCTGTCTGAAGCGAGGGCTAGATTTGCTAACACTAGGGGGAAGAAGGCGAAAAGAAGAGCTAGAGAGAAGCAGATTCAGGAAGCTAGGAGTCTTGCTTCTCTGCAAAAGAGGAGGGAACTAAAAGCAGCTGGGATTGATGATGGAAAGCATAGGAAGAGCAAGGGAAAGGGGATCGACTATGGTGCAGAGATTCCTTTCGAGAAGAGGGCACCTGCAGGATTTTATGATACTGCCGATGAACGTTAA
- the LOC108823508 gene encoding polygalacturonase 1 beta-like protein 2 has product MNIIEAAIFLCFFSSSNVHFAGATKQTAGNITASENPFTPKASLIRYWNKRINGGSPPPSFFLSKASPLTTVDSTRFSSLASRHALDTRLFDFCTAAKLFCFPELAAHSVAEKHGDDVGFSVYTDKNFTNYGSDRLAGADTFKNYSGGDNIGVDSFRRYSRDSAGHDDRFSNYAGEVNVADQSFTTYATGSTGGSGDFTSYHQNANQPNGRFTSYSDEANGRSQSFAAYSENANSGAQTFTSYGKNGNGAPNGFSGYGSGSNVVKSGFSGYGETANGGNDTFASYGGGGNLPTNDFKKYGEGGNGDVFGFNSYRDQSNIGADSFSSYAKDSHNEKVNFVNYGKSFNLGSDDFTGYGQGKDAGNVSFKTYGQGPSFKAYDKDGVVFARYFNNASSSGGGKKVNKWIEPGKFFRESMLKEGTFMQMPDIRDKMPERTFLPRTIVSKLSFSSGETGEVRRIFAAGENSSMAGIISSAISECERPPSPGETKRCVGSAEDMIDFATSMLGHDIVVRTTENVVGSKKKILIGKVRGINGGDLTRAVSCHQSLYPYLLYYCHSVPKVRVYEADLLDPKSLEKINHGVAICHIDTSAWSASHGAFLALGFGPGRIEVCHWIFENDMTWTTLD; this is encoded by the exons ATGAACATCATCGAAGCAGCCATCTTCCTCTGCTTCTTTTCATCTTCTAAT GTGCACTTCGCCGGAGCTACTAAACAAACTGCCGGCAACATCACTGCGTCGGAGAATCCATTCACACCTAAAGCCTCACTGATACGTTACTGGAACAAACGCATCAACGGCGGGTCGCCACCACCTTCTTTTTTCCTCTCCAAGGCGTCCCCATTAACAACCGTAGACTCCACGCGCTTCTCCTCACTCGCTTCACGCCACGCGCTCGACACCCGCCTCTTTGACTTCTGCACCGCCGCGAAGCTCTTCTGCTTCCCCGAGCTCGCCGCTCACTCCGTCGCCGAGAAGCACGGCGACGACGTCGGATTCTCCGTTTACACCGACAAAAACTTCACCAACTACGGCTCCGACCGTCTCGCCGGAGCCGACACGTTCAAAAACTACTCCGGCGGGGACAACATCGGCGTCGACTCCTTCCGTCGTTACAGCCGAGACTCCGCCGGACACGACGACAGGTTCTCAAATTACGCCGGAGAAGTCAACGTCGCCGACCAGAGCTTCACCACTTACGCCACCGGATCCACCGGCGGCTCCGGCGACTTCACGAGCTACCACCAAAACGCGAACCAGCCCAACGGGAGATTCACCTCCTACTCCGACGAAGCAAACGGCCGGTCGCAGTCCTTCGCGGCCTACTCCGAGAACGCGAACTCCGGCGCCCAGACGTTCACCAGCTACGGCAAAAACGGAAACGGAGCTCCGAACGGGTTCTCGGGTTACGGATCCGGGTCAAACGTGGTGAAATCGGGTTTCTCCGGGTACGGGGAGACCGCGAACGGAGGCAACGACACGTTCGCGAGCTACGGCGGCGGCGGGAATCTCCCGACGAACGATTTCAAGAAGTACGGTGAAGGAGGAAACGGCGACGTTTTCGGGTTTAATAGCTACAGAGACCAGTCCAACATCGGAGCCGACTCTTTCTCTTCCTACGCCAAAGACTCGCACAACGAGAAGGTCAATTTCGTAAATTACGGCAAATCGTTCAACTTGGGCTCCGATGACTTCACCGGGTACGGGCAGGGGAAAGACGCGGGGAACGTCAGTTTCAAAACCTACGGTCAGGGTCCGAGTTTCAAGGCGTACGACAAAGACGGCGTCGTTTTCGCGAGGTACTTTAATAACGCGAGCTCCAGTGGTGGCGGTAAAAAGGTAAATAAATGGATCGAGCCGGGTAAATTCTTCAGAGAGTCCATGTTAAAAGAAGGGACTTTTATGCAAATGCCGGATATCAGGGATAAAATGCCTGAAAGGACGTTTTTACCCCGAACCATAGTTTCGAAATTATCGTTTTCGTCGGGCGAGACCGGCGAGGTACGGAGAATCTTCGCCGCCGGAGAGAATTCATCGATGGCGGGGATAATCTCGTCGGCGATTTCGGAATGCGAGAGACCGCCTAGCCCCGGGGAGACGAAGCGGTGCGTGGGATCAGCAGAGGACATGATTGATTTCGCCACGTCAATGCTTGGACACGACATTGTGGTGAGGACAACGGAGAATGTGGTCGGGTCGAAGAAGAAGATCCTGATCGGAAAAGTCAGAGGAATCAACGGTGGAGATTTAACTAGAGCGGTTTCGTGTCATCAGAGTCTGTACCCGTATCTACTGTATTATTGTCATTCGGTACCGAAGGTGCGGGTCTACGAAGCGGATCTTCTTGACCCGAAGAGTTTAGAGAAGATTAATCATGGTGTTGCTATTTGTCACATTGACACGTCGGCGTGGAGTGCAAGTCATGGAGCGTTTTTGGCTCTAGGGTTTGGTCCGGGTAGGATTGAAGTTTGCCATTGGATCTTTGAAAATGATATGACGTGGACTACACTTGATTAA